From a region of the Fusobacteria bacterium ZRK30 genome:
- a CDS encoding sensor domain-containing diguanylate cyclase yields MNIKRKIFTLIFFTAIIPILIISTITFSIFSKKLNDVENQKIELLNQAIEKNINKEIYTSIEMLKYISDIYSKKHIGFKGIKVQVNDEIRLKRMLYHMKNISKLEKTIKFIAFGTADKEMMFDNLTESQNLLADYDPTTRPWYMGALKSKGVYLSDVFNHIGTGNPIVTLSKKVVSNGNVVGVLVAMVDFSHLSEDISKYKIGSSGSFFIVDKNNNILIDGGDNKKNFSYISKMDLFAKDHFEFIKTTLLGPRVYHSKKIKGSNLLLIGSAYEKDLNSTILKLRTYIVQVVILTIIFILVTLSILNISFDNSLNRLTYIIESISRGNYSKNFDKLTKIIDEKNEFNFIKKAIQKMSYEIIKRENELIYISETDQLTSCYNRRAIISFIEKEIEQSKFFDLSFSLIMFDLDKFKKVNDTFGHLFGDAVLKDISKVILKDIKSTDVFGRYGGEEFLILLPNTGLPEGTIIAERLRKNIEKLTWEYDIVITISVGVVKNLKNDNLDIILERVDNLLYKAKHNGRNRVEYQKIT; encoded by the coding sequence ATGAATATTAAAAGAAAAATTTTTACTTTGATTTTTTTTACGGCTATAATTCCAATATTAATTATTTCAACAATTACATTTTCAATATTTTCTAAAAAATTAAATGATGTGGAAAATCAGAAAATTGAACTACTTAATCAGGCAATAGAAAAAAACATCAATAAAGAGATCTATACTTCCATTGAGATGCTGAAATATATATCGGATATATATTCTAAAAAACATATAGGTTTCAAGGGTATAAAGGTTCAAGTTAATGATGAAATTAGACTTAAACGGATGTTATATCATATGAAAAATATATCTAAATTAGAAAAAACCATAAAATTTATAGCTTTCGGAACTGCTGATAAAGAAATGATGTTTGATAATTTAACTGAAAGTCAAAACTTATTAGCTGATTATGATCCCACAACAAGACCATGGTATATGGGAGCACTTAAATCTAAAGGGGTTTATCTCTCGGATGTTTTCAACCACATAGGAACAGGTAACCCCATCGTTACTCTCTCTAAAAAGGTTGTATCCAACGGTAACGTAGTTGGTGTTCTGGTGGCAATGGTTGACTTCTCTCACTTATCGGAAGATATATCTAAATATAAGATCGGTTCTTCTGGTAGTTTTTTTATTGTTGATAAAAATAACAATATTTTAATAGACGGTGGAGATAATAAGAAAAATTTCAGTTATATTTCTAAAATGGATCTATTTGCCAAAGATCATTTTGAGTTTATAAAAACTACTCTCTTAGGACCAAGAGTTTATCATTCAAAAAAAATCAAGGGATCAAACCTTCTTTTAATTGGAAGTGCTTATGAAAAAGACCTTAACAGCACTATTTTGAAATTAAGAACTTATATTGTTCAGGTTGTTATATTAACTATAATCTTTATTCTTGTCACTTTATCCATACTCAATATAAGTTTTGACAATTCCCTTAACAGATTAACCTATATTATAGAGAGTATTTCCAGGGGAAATTACAGTAAGAATTTTGATAAACTGACTAAAATTATAGATGAAAAAAATGAATTTAATTTTATAAAAAAAGCTATACAAAAAATGAGTTATGAAATTATAAAAAGAGAGAACGAACTGATCTATATATCTGAAACTGATCAATTGACTAGTTGTTATAATAGGAGGGCTATTATAAGTTTTATTGAAAAAGAAATTGAGCAATCAAAATTTTTTGATTTAAGTTTCTCATTAATAATGTTTGATTTGGATAAATTTAAAAAGGTAAATGATACTTTTGGTCATTTATTTGGAGATGCCGTTTTAAAAGATATTTCTAAGGTCATATTGAAAGATATAAAATCAACAGATGTTTTCGGAAGATACGGGGGAGAGGAATTTCTAATTTTATTACCCAATACCGGATTACCTGAAGGAACAATTATTGCAGAAAGACTGAGAAAAAATATAGAAAAACTCACATGGGAATATGATATTGTAATAACTATCAGCGTGGGAGTTGTCAAAAATTTGAAAAATGATAACTTAGACATTATCTTAGAAAGAGTGGATAATTTGCTGTATAAGGCAAAACATAATGGACGAAACAGAGTAGAATATCAAAAAATAACTTGA